The following are encoded in a window of Acipenser ruthenus chromosome 26, fAciRut3.2 maternal haplotype, whole genome shotgun sequence genomic DNA:
- the LOC117430911 gene encoding G-protein coupled receptor 12-like: MLHTLAAAMSNQLQNTSSLNTLNWFSQEGRNSTTVTTADLRPVSVNPWEIVLCVTGTLIACENAIVLAILFYTPTLRAPMFILIGSLAFADLLAGLGLIMNFTFIYLLRSELASLLSTGLLIAAFSASVCNLLAITIDRYLSLYNALTYHTERTVAFTYTVLVVLWALCITLGLLPALGWNCLNDESSCSVLKPVTKNNAAVLSVSFLLIFAMMMQLYLQICKIAFRHAQQIAVQHQFMTTSHASSTTKGVSTLSIILATFAFCWIPLAMYSLVADYRYPMIYTYATVLPATCNSVINPFIYAFRNPDFQKSLWVACCGCIPTNFSLRPRTSSDV, translated from the coding sequence aTGCTTCATACCCTTGCCGCAGCTATGAGCAACCAACTCCAAAATACCTCTTCCTTAAATACACTAAACTGGTTTTCGCAGGAAGGGAGAAACTCTACGACAGTCACAACTGCTGATCTCCGGCCGGTGTCTGTGAACCCTTGGGAAATCGTGTTGTGTGTGACTGGGACCCTCATAGCCTGTGAAAACGCTATCGTTCTAGCTATTCTATTCTACACACCCACTCTGCGGGCGCCCATGTTCATCTTAATCGGAAGTCTAGCCTTTGCAGACCTGCTAGCCGGACTCGGCCTGATTATGAATTTCACCTTCATCTACCTGCTTCGTTCTGAACTTGCTTCTTTACTCTCCACTGGGCTGCTAATAGCTGCGTTCTCTGCCTCTGTGTGTAACCTCTTAGCAATCACTATAGACCGGTACCTGTCTTTATACAACGCATTGACGTACCACACGGAGCGGACAGTGGCATTCACATACACGGTGCTGGTGGTGTTGTGGGCGCTGTGCATCACTCTGGGACTGTTACCCGCATTGGGTTGGAACTGTTTGAATGACGAGTCCTCCTGCAGCGTTCTGAAACCCGTCACCAAAAACAACGCGGCAGTCTTGTCTGTGTCTTTCTTATTAATATTTGCCATGATGATGCAGCTGTACCTGCAGATCTGCAAAATCGCCTTCAGGCACGCACAGCAGATTGCAGTCCAGCACCAGTTCATGACCACTTCGCACGCCTCTTCAACCACGAAGGGGGTGTCGACGTTATCCATTATTCTGGCGACCTTTGCTTTTTGCTGGATTCCTTTGGCGATGTACTCCCTGGTCGCAGACTACCGTTATCCCATGATATACACCTATGCTACGGTCCTGCCGGCGACGTGTAATTCGGTCATTAATCCTTTTATTTATGCCTTCAGAAACCCAGACTTTCAGAAGTCCCTCTGGGTGGCTTGTTGTGGCTGTATTCCCACTAACTTCTCCTTGAGACCAAGGACATCCAGTGATGTATAG